A section of the Trachemys scripta elegans isolate TJP31775 chromosome 10, CAS_Tse_1.0, whole genome shotgun sequence genome encodes:
- the SEPTIN12 gene encoding septin-12 isoform X3: MEGQPVQPAPEETPRNTNPANVGLELFGYVGIEAVLDQMRIKTMKTGFEFNLMVVGQSGLGKSTMVNTLFKSKVSRKPTGPGYEEHIPKTVQLQSVTHVIEEKGVKMKLTVTDTPGFGDQINNENCWDPIIKYINEQYEKYLREEILISRKRKIPDTRVHSCVYFVPPTGHWLRPLDLEFMRRLSKIVNVVPVIAKADTLTLEERAEFKQRIQKDLKAHGISVYPQEDFDDNPDDRILNDKIRDKIPFAVVGADKEHQVNGKRVLGRKTKWGIIEVENPAHCEFPLLRDLLIRSHLQDLKDITHNVHYESYRVQRLNESNRLVLSPVNGLLGKDEVESDL, translated from the exons ATGGAGGGGCAGCCAGTCCAGCCAGCGCCCGAGGAGACGCCCCGCAACACTAACCCAGCCAACGTGGGGCTGGAGCTCTTTGGCTACGTGGGCATCGAGGCGGTGCTGGATCAGATGAGGATCAAGACCATGAAAACAGGCTTTGAATTCAACCTCATGGTTGTAG GGCAGAGTGGCCTGGGAAAGTCGACAATGGTGAACACTCTCTTCAAGTCGAAGGTGAGCCGGAAACCCACAGGCCCCGGCTACGAGGAGCACATCCCAAAGACGGTGCAGCTGCAGTCCGTCACCCACG TTATCGAAGAGAAGGGCGTGAAGATGAAGCTGACTGTGACAGACACGCCAGGGTTCGGCGACCAGATCAACAATGAAAACTG CTGGGACCCCATCATCAAGTACATCAACGAGCAGTATGAGAAGTACCTGAGAGAGGAGATCCTCATCAGCCGCAAACGGAAGATCCCAGACACCAGAGTCCACAGCTGTGTGTACTTCGTGCCACCCACTGGCCACTG GCTGCGTCCCTTGGATCTGGAGTTCATGAGGCGGCTGAGTAAGATCGTCAATGTGGTGCCAGTGATCGCCAAGGCAGACACCCTGACCCTGGAGGAACGGGCCGAGTTCAAGCAGAGG ATCCAGAAGGACTTGAAGGCCCACGGCATCAGCGTCTATCCCCAGGAGGATTTTGATGACAACCCAGACGACAGGATATTGAATGATAAAATTCGA GACAAAATCCCCTTTGCGGTGGTGGGAGCGGACAAGGAGCATCAGGTGAACGGGAAGAGGGTCTTGGGCCGCAAGACCAAGTGGGGGATCATTGAAG TGGAGAACCCAGCGCACTGCGAATTCCCCCTGCTCCGAGACCTGCTCATCCG GTCCCACCTGCAGGATCTCAAGGACATCACCCACAACGTGCATTACGAGAGCTACCGCGTGCAGCGGCTCAACGAGAGCAACCGGCTGGTGCTGAGCCCTGTCAATGGGCTGCTGGGGAAGGACGAGGTGGAGAGCGACCTCTGA